The Brasilonema sennae CENA114 genome includes a region encoding these proteins:
- a CDS encoding endonuclease/exonuclease/phosphatase family protein, with amino-acid sequence MPPINLSSVYSQNFDSLANSGSNTWTDDSTISGWYSNRIAYTAGTGSSNTGSLYSFGNAASTERALGSVASGSTDTIYYGVRLLNNTSNTINALNINYTGEEWRNGGNTTPQRLDFQYQIGATNITSGSWTDFNTLDFTSPIATATAGALDGNAAGGRTVLSSTLSGFTLAPNQEIWLRWQDLNDTGNDHGLGIDDFSVSATNAPPPPPPTSSTRIHDIQGAAHISPLNGQTVSNVPGIVTTVRSNGFYYQDPNPDTNDATSEGIFVFTNSAPTVAVGNSVLVSGTVTEFRPGGSTGANNLTITEITNPTITTVSTGNPLPSPIVLGNGGRTIPNMVIENDASNVETSGTFDPAQDGIDFYESLEGMLVQINNPVTVSPTNSFGEIWVLADNGVNATGRTARGGSIISQNDFNPERIQIDDTLVNLPTVNVGAQLSTITGVVDYSFNNFEVLPTTAPTVISNNLTREVTGLTSVDPNKLTVATFNVENLDPGDGAAKFNGLASAIVNNLKTPDIISVEEIQDNNGPTNDSVVDASTTYQTLINAIASAGGPTYQYRQINPVDDTNGGEPGGNIRVGFLFNPNRVAFIDRPGGTSTSSTTVSNVNGVPVLSDSPGLIDPTNSAFNSSRKPLVGEFAFNGQSVYVIANHFNSKGGDQPLFGPNQPPTLSSETQRNQQATIVKNFVQNILAADSNANVVVAGDLNDYQFSNPLNILKSAGLTDLVENLPENERYTFKVVGNAQVLDHILASSNLNNNSEFDVVHINSEFTDQVSDHDPSVARFNLPAIKDTSTTGRGTLTGGSGNDVLIGGSGADSLTGGAGNDKFVYTSIRDQGDTINDFEVGKDKIVFTQLLSSLISGGYGGTDAIADNYVKVVQGTSSNNFSVQIDADGSTGADIFRPFITVNLLGTRNLNSSSNFVF; translated from the coding sequence ATGCCGCCAATTAACTTGAGTAGTGTTTACTCTCAAAACTTTGATTCGTTAGCCAACTCAGGTAGTAATACATGGACTGATGACTCCACTATTTCTGGCTGGTACTCTAACAGAATAGCTTACACAGCAGGCACTGGATCAAGCAATACAGGGTCACTCTATAGTTTTGGTAATGCTGCCAGTACAGAACGTGCTTTGGGATCGGTGGCGTCTGGCAGCACAGATACGATTTACTATGGAGTTCGTCTTCTCAATAACACCAGTAACACAATTAACGCACTCAATATTAACTACACGGGTGAGGAGTGGAGAAATGGCGGCAATACAACTCCACAAAGACTAGATTTTCAATATCAAATTGGCGCAACCAATATCACTTCGGGTAGCTGGACTGACTTTAATACACTAGACTTTACCAGCCCCATTGCCACAGCAACTGCGGGTGCATTAGATGGTAACGCAGCGGGCGGTCGCACTGTTTTGTCTTCTACTTTAAGTGGTTTTACCCTTGCCCCAAATCAAGAAATCTGGCTGCGCTGGCAAGACTTAAACGATACTGGAAATGATCACGGCTTGGGAATTGATGACTTCTCTGTCTCTGCAACCAATGCCCCTCCTCCTCCACCACCCACATCTTCTACTCGCATCCATGACATTCAAGGTGCAGCACATATCTCACCTTTAAACGGTCAAACGGTTAGTAACGTTCCTGGTATAGTCACAACTGTACGTTCCAACGGCTTTTACTACCAAGACCCCAACCCAGATACAAATGATGCCACCTCAGAAGGGATCTTTGTCTTCACCAACTCTGCACCAACAGTCGCTGTCGGAAACTCTGTGTTGGTTAGTGGTACAGTAACCGAGTTTCGCCCTGGTGGTTCTACTGGCGCAAACAACCTCACTATCACCGAGATTACCAATCCAACGATTACCACAGTCTCAACTGGTAATCCTTTGCCTAGTCCTATTGTTCTAGGTAATGGCGGACGGACAATTCCAAACATGGTGATTGAAAACGATGCTAGCAACGTAGAAACGAGTGGAACTTTCGACCCTGCCCAAGATGGCATCGACTTTTACGAAAGCTTGGAAGGGATGCTCGTACAGATTAACAATCCTGTAACAGTTAGCCCTACCAACAGTTTTGGTGAAATCTGGGTACTGGCGGATAATGGTGTGAATGCCACAGGACGAACTGCGCGTGGCGGTAGCATCATCAGTCAAAATGATTTTAATCCAGAACGGATTCAGATTGATGACACCCTGGTCAACTTGCCTACTGTTAACGTTGGTGCTCAACTGAGCACAATTACAGGTGTTGTAGACTACAGCTTCAATAACTTTGAAGTATTGCCAACCACCGCACCAACTGTCATTTCCAACAACCTCACAAGAGAAGTCACTGGTTTAACTTCTGTCGATCCCAACAAACTCACAGTTGCCACCTTCAACGTCGAAAACCTCGATCCTGGTGATGGTGCGGCTAAGTTCAACGGTCTGGCTAGTGCAATTGTCAATAACCTGAAGACTCCAGACATCATTAGTGTAGAAGAAATTCAGGACAACAATGGACCAACGAATGATAGTGTGGTGGATGCTAGCACAACCTACCAGACTTTAATCAATGCGATCGCATCTGCTGGCGGTCCCACTTACCAATATCGCCAGATTAATCCAGTAGACGACACCAATGGTGGTGAACCGGGTGGTAATATCCGGGTGGGTTTCCTGTTCAATCCCAACCGCGTCGCTTTTATAGATCGTCCTGGTGGGACTTCTACCTCCAGCACTACAGTCAGCAACGTCAATGGTGTTCCTGTACTCTCTGATAGTCCCGGTCTTATTGACCCCACCAACTCCGCCTTCAACAGCAGTCGTAAGCCTTTAGTTGGGGAATTTGCCTTCAACGGTCAAAGTGTATATGTTATTGCTAACCACTTCAACTCTAAAGGTGGCGACCAACCCCTGTTTGGACCAAATCAACCCCCAACCCTCTCTAGCGAGACACAGCGCAACCAGCAAGCGACAATAGTGAAAAACTTTGTTCAGAACATTCTGGCTGCTGACTCCAACGCCAATGTGGTTGTAGCGGGTGACTTGAACGATTACCAGTTCTCTAACCCACTCAATATCCTAAAAAGTGCTGGACTCACAGATCTCGTTGAAAACCTGCCTGAAAACGAACGTTACACCTTCAAAGTTGTAGGTAACGCCCAAGTTTTGGATCACATTCTGGCTAGTAGCAATTTGAACAATAACTCAGAGTTCGATGTTGTTCACATTAACTCAGAGTTTACAGATCAAGTGAGTGACCATGACCCAAGTGTAGCTCGCTTTAATTTGCCAGCTATAAAGGATACATCAACAACAGGTCGTGGCACATTGACTGGAGGTTCTGGAAATGATGTCCTGATCGGTGGTTCGGGTGCAGACTCCCTCACTGGTGGTGCTGGCAACGACAAATTTGTATACACAAGTATACGCGACCAAGGTGACACTATTAATGATTTTGAGGTGGGCAAAGACAAGATTGTCTTCACCCAACTACTAAGTAGTTTGATTTCAGGAGGCTACGGTGGTACTGACGCTATTGCCGATAACTATGTCAAAGTTGTCCAAGGCACTAGTTCCAATAACTTCAGCGTACAAATTGATGCAGATGGTTCTACAGGCGCAGACATCTTCCGACCATTTATCACGGTTAATCTTCTGGGTACGCGTAACCTCAACAGTTCTAGTAACTTCGTGTTTTAA
- a CDS encoding PEP-CTERM sorting domain-containing protein has protein sequence MSAKTFWKTVALGLFSLSSITIAKPSFAASVDLRSFNRGGDVGNVTPTQATITNAYADGGDDGGTNYNVSGNQPLFPYQLETFLGLSPGSLGLDIAEGSAISILRNFQAGDVFSFNSNFQTFDDPGIDRAFVSIVNSTTGSVITPLTLGNSTFNYTFSTAGNYTIGIGVVDGPFNGLPDATFSSRLIVSNANVAPVPEPLTILGSLTALGLGANMRRRFGKAR, from the coding sequence ATGTCAGCTAAAACTTTTTGGAAAACTGTAGCTTTGGGCTTATTCAGCTTAAGTAGTATCACGATTGCAAAACCATCTTTTGCTGCCAGTGTTGACCTAAGGAGTTTCAATAGAGGAGGTGATGTTGGTAATGTAACTCCAACTCAAGCTACAATCACTAACGCTTACGCAGATGGCGGTGATGATGGCGGTACGAACTATAATGTCTCGGGAAATCAGCCACTTTTTCCGTACCAGTTAGAAACTTTTTTGGGTCTAAGTCCGGGATCTCTTGGTCTTGATATTGCTGAGGGGTCTGCTATCAGTATTTTGAGAAACTTCCAAGCTGGAGATGTTTTTAGTTTTAACTCAAACTTTCAAACCTTTGATGATCCAGGTATTGACCGTGCCTTTGTGTCGATTGTTAACTCAACAACGGGTTCAGTCATCACCCCTCTAACGCTTGGTAATTCTACTTTCAACTATACCTTCTCAACTGCGGGCAACTACACCATCGGCATTGGCGTTGTCGATGGTCCTTTTAATGGGCTACCTGATGCTACTTTCTCATCACGATTGATTGTCAGTAATGCAAACGTAGCGCCAGTTCCCGAACCTCTCACAATCTTGGGTTCTCTGACAGCACTGGGATTGGGTGCGAATATGCGCCGAAGATTTGGTAAGGCTCGGTAA